One Luteimonas sp. MC1825 DNA segment encodes these proteins:
- a CDS encoding DUF2271 domain-containing protein: MRMTLTIALGGLLAMPLHAAELTVDIEIPQIRVAEYHRPYVAVFVEGADGKAAATLAAWYMMKDTDEGHGTKWLPDLRQWWRKAGRTLDVPVDGVTGPTRPAGRHAVKIDSRDPRLAVLKPGRYTLVVEAAREVGGRELLKIPFQWPATSAQSGKAQGTSELGAVALAIKP, encoded by the coding sequence ATGCGCATGACCCTAACCATCGCCCTCGGCGGCCTGCTCGCGATGCCGCTGCACGCGGCGGAACTGACCGTCGACATCGAGATCCCGCAGATCAGGGTCGCCGAATACCACCGCCCCTACGTCGCGGTGTTCGTGGAAGGCGCCGATGGCAAGGCCGCGGCCACGCTCGCGGCCTGGTACATGATGAAGGACACCGACGAAGGCCACGGCACCAAGTGGCTGCCCGACCTGCGCCAGTGGTGGCGCAAGGCCGGCCGCACGCTCGATGTGCCGGTAGATGGCGTGACCGGGCCGACGCGCCCCGCCGGCCGCCACGCAGTCAAGATCGATTCCCGCGATCCGCGCCTGGCCGTGCTCAAGCCCGGCCGCTACACGCTGGTGGTCGAGGCCGCGCGCGAAGTCGGCGGGCGCGAACTGCTGAAGATTCCCTTCCAGTGGCCGGCGACGTCGGCGCAGTCGGGGAAGGCACAGGGCACCAGCGAGCTCGGCGCCGTGGCGCTGGCCATCAAGCCCTGA
- a CDS encoding PepSY-associated TM helix domain-containing protein has protein sequence MTAPAERSIAHAQRRGFWLRTLHQWHWISSAACLVGMLLFAVTGITLNHAGSIEGSPTVDNRQVALPSTLLPLLATQEDGKAALPAGLAAWLGDELDMPVAGREAEWSADEVYLSLPGPGRDAWLAIDKASGEIEYERTDRGWISYLNDLHKGRNAGPAWGWFIDVFAIACIVFTVTGLFLLQMHARQRPGTWPWVGLGLVVPVLLALLFIH, from the coding sequence ATGACCGCACCCGCCGAACGCTCCATCGCCCACGCCCAGCGCCGCGGCTTCTGGCTGCGCACGCTGCACCAGTGGCACTGGATCAGTTCGGCGGCGTGCCTGGTCGGCATGCTGCTGTTCGCGGTCACCGGCATCACGCTCAACCACGCCGGCAGCATCGAGGGCAGCCCGACGGTGGACAACCGCCAGGTGGCGCTGCCGTCGACGCTCTTGCCGCTGCTCGCCACGCAGGAAGACGGCAAGGCGGCATTGCCCGCCGGGCTCGCCGCGTGGCTGGGCGATGAACTCGACATGCCGGTCGCCGGCCGCGAAGCAGAATGGTCTGCGGACGAGGTCTACCTGTCGCTGCCGGGTCCGGGCCGCGATGCCTGGCTTGCAATCGACAAGGCCAGCGGCGAGATCGAGTACGAGCGCACCGACCGCGGCTGGATCTCCTACCTCAACGACCTGCACAAGGGCCGCAACGCCGGGCCCGCGTGGGGCTGGTTCATCGACGTGTTCGCGATCGCCTGCATCGTGTTCACCGTCACCGGGCTGTTCCTGCTGCAGATGCACGCGCGCCAGCGGCCCGGAACCTGGCCATGGGTCGGGCTGGGGCTCGTGGTCCCGGTGTTGCTCGCGCTGCTCTTCATCCACTGA